Proteins from a single region of Thermoanaerobaculales bacterium:
- the lysF gene encoding homoaconitase encodes MSQSITEKIVQSHAVDLASGHEVRAGDMVTIRPRHVMTHDNTSAVLSKFRSIGATRVADPAQPVFTLDHNVQDSSAGNLAKYQAIEAFAREQGIVFHPAGAGIGHQLMVENGFVHPGSLVVASDSHSNMYGALAAVGTPVVRTDAAAIWATGRTWWQVPRTVKVVLEGRLRAGVVGKDVILALCGLYRSDEVLNAAVEFHGPGVAGLSISERMTIANMTTEWGALVGWFPFDETTARYLRRRASLLTSRGIVGRLTGDMISSWILDPPLPDADAEYAAEITLDLSAVSPQVTGPDTVSISRPVAEVAAERIRVDKAYLLSCVNSRMDDLAEAAEVLRGRRVAESVELYVAAASAEVQAQAEAEGIWQALLDAGAQPLPPGCGACIGLGAGLLEPGEVGISATNRNFKGRMGSRDAKAYLASPAVVAASALAGHITGPADLGRALPERSFRDLGWAPPVRPVAIRPGFPERIRGRVLLLPVDNLNTDGIYGKDVTYRDDLTPAQMAGHAMANYDPEFQAIAAEGDIIVAGANFGTGSSREQAATALAFRGIRMVIAASFSQTYLRNAFNNAFICLDSPELERALRAAFAAEAAAGRRTIPAGEIDVDFRRSVAVWRGVEHRLSPLGPAAQELVQAGGLEALIRSRLGG; translated from the coding sequence ATGAGCCAGAGCATCACGGAGAAGATCGTCCAGAGTCACGCCGTCGACCTGGCGTCCGGCCACGAGGTGCGCGCCGGTGACATGGTCACGATCCGGCCGCGCCACGTGATGACGCACGACAACACCAGCGCCGTGCTGTCCAAGTTCCGGTCGATCGGCGCCACCCGGGTCGCCGACCCGGCCCAGCCGGTGTTCACGCTCGACCACAACGTCCAGGACAGCTCCGCCGGCAACCTGGCCAAGTACCAGGCGATCGAGGCCTTCGCCCGCGAGCAGGGAATCGTCTTCCATCCCGCCGGCGCCGGCATCGGCCACCAGCTGATGGTCGAGAACGGATTCGTCCACCCCGGCAGCCTGGTCGTGGCGTCGGACTCGCACTCCAACATGTACGGCGCGCTCGCCGCGGTCGGCACGCCGGTGGTGCGCACCGACGCCGCCGCGATCTGGGCCACCGGCCGCACCTGGTGGCAGGTGCCGCGCACCGTCAAGGTCGTGCTCGAGGGCCGGCTGCGCGCCGGCGTGGTCGGCAAGGACGTGATCCTGGCGCTGTGCGGGCTCTACCGCTCGGACGAGGTGCTCAACGCCGCGGTCGAGTTCCACGGCCCCGGCGTCGCGGGCCTGTCGATCTCCGAGCGCATGACCATCGCCAACATGACCACCGAGTGGGGCGCCCTGGTCGGCTGGTTCCCGTTCGACGAGACGACCGCACGCTATCTGCGCCGGCGCGCCTCCCTCCTCACCTCGCGCGGCATTGTCGGCCGGCTCACCGGGGACATGATCTCGAGCTGGATTCTCGATCCGCCGCTGCCCGATGCCGACGCCGAGTACGCGGCCGAGATCACCCTCGATCTGTCGGCGGTGTCGCCCCAGGTCACCGGCCCCGACACGGTGTCGATCTCGCGGCCGGTGGCCGAGGTCGCGGCCGAGCGGATCAGGGTCGACAAGGCCTACCTGCTGTCCTGTGTCAACTCGCGGATGGACGACCTCGCCGAGGCTGCCGAAGTGCTGCGCGGCCGGCGGGTCGCCGAGTCCGTCGAGCTGTACGTCGCCGCGGCGTCGGCCGAGGTCCAGGCCCAGGCCGAGGCCGAGGGCATCTGGCAGGCTCTGCTCGACGCCGGCGCGCAGCCGCTGCCCCCGGGCTGCGGCGCCTGCATCGGCCTCGGCGCCGGGCTGCTCGAGCCGGGCGAGGTCGGGATCTCGGCCACCAACCGCAACTTCAAGGGCCGCATGGGCTCGCGCGACGCCAAGGCCTACCTTGCCAGCCCGGCGGTGGTGGCGGCGTCCGCCCTCGCCGGCCACATCACGGGGCCCGCCGACCTCGGCCGCGCGCTGCCCGAGCGCTCGTTCCGCGACCTCGGCTGGGCGCCGCCGGTGCGGCCGGTCGCGATCCGTCCCGGCTTCCCGGAGCGGATCCGCGGCCGGGTGCTCCTGCTGCCGGTCGACAACCTCAACACCGACGGCATCTACGGCAAGGACGTCACCTACCGCGACGACCTGACGCCGGCGCAGATGGCCGGCCACGCGATGGCCAACTACGACCCCGAGTTCCAGGCGATCGCCGCGGAGGGCGACATCATCGTCGCCGGGGCCAACTTCGGCACCGGCTCCTCGCGCGAGCAGGCGGCGACCGCGCTGGCGTTCCGCGGCATCAGAATGGTGATCGCGGCCAGCTTCTCCCAGACCTACCTGCGCAACGCCTTCAACAACGCCTTCATCTGTCTCGACAGCCCGGAGCTCGAGCGCGCCCTGCGCGCCGCCTTCGCGGCCGAGGCCGCCGCCGGCCGGCGCACCATCCCGGCCGGGGAGATCGACGTCGACTTCCGGCGCTCGGTCGCGGTCTGGCGCGGCGTCGAGCACCGGCTGTCCCCGCTCGGGCCGGCGGCCCAGGAGCTGGTCCAGGCCGGCGGGCTCGAGGCGCTGATCCGCAGTCGACTGGGCGGCTGA
- a CDS encoding MmgE/PrpD family protein, with product MPNVTRTIAEWAATTRYEDLPTEVVAEAKRFLMDSVGCALGGAQQHDVHLARAVLAEIAGRGQATVLVTGERWDPVSAALLNALMIRVMDYNDIYWKQDPSHPSDLIPAAMAAAERAGGSGRDLLLGIVLAYEFEQRLCEVSFPGVRELGWHHATLTAAAAPIAAGRMLGLDAAQIQHAIGISASRHCTTGSVTAGKLTMMKNTVDPLATQSGVLAALLAEQGYTGPEHVLDGKEGFSHVFDSEWKFDVLTGGLGSSWRILQCGMKFFPTEALTHAPISATLDLVAEHDLAPDEIETVTIHSLARAADILADPSKYDPHTKETADHSLPYVIAAAIADRQVTPLQFTAAKIMDPTIRAQLAKVKVIADPEIEAVFPALQRVRVEIATRDGRLLARQLDYPKGDPRNPLTDAEIAGKFTALAEGIASAGDVERMQRAIAHAEEYDDARELMGELVVKG from the coding sequence ATGCCCAACGTCACCCGAACCATCGCCGAGTGGGCCGCCACCACCCGCTACGAAGACCTGCCGACGGAGGTGGTGGCCGAGGCCAAGCGCTTCCTGATGGACTCGGTGGGCTGCGCTCTCGGCGGCGCCCAGCAGCACGACGTCCACCTCGCGAGGGCGGTGCTCGCCGAGATCGCGGGTCGCGGCCAGGCGACGGTGCTGGTCACCGGCGAGCGCTGGGACCCGGTGTCGGCGGCGCTGCTCAACGCGCTGATGATCCGGGTCATGGACTACAACGACATCTACTGGAAGCAGGACCCCTCGCACCCGTCGGACCTGATCCCGGCGGCGATGGCGGCTGCGGAGCGCGCCGGCGGCTCGGGCCGCGACCTGCTGCTCGGCATCGTGCTCGCCTACGAGTTTGAGCAGCGGCTGTGCGAGGTCTCGTTCCCGGGGGTCCGCGAGCTCGGCTGGCACCACGCCACCCTGACCGCGGCCGCCGCGCCGATCGCCGCCGGCCGGATGCTCGGTCTCGACGCCGCGCAGATCCAGCACGCGATCGGGATCTCGGCCTCGCGCCACTGCACGACCGGCTCGGTGACCGCCGGCAAGCTGACGATGATGAAGAACACCGTCGACCCGCTCGCCACTCAGTCCGGCGTGCTCGCGGCGCTGCTCGCCGAGCAGGGCTACACCGGGCCCGAGCACGTGCTCGACGGCAAGGAAGGCTTCAGCCACGTCTTCGACTCCGAGTGGAAGTTCGACGTCCTCACTGGGGGCCTCGGCTCCAGCTGGCGGATCCTCCAGTGCGGGATGAAGTTCTTCCCGACCGAGGCGCTCACCCATGCCCCGATCTCGGCCACCCTCGACCTGGTCGCGGAGCACGACCTGGCGCCCGACGAGATCGAGACGGTGACGATCCACTCCCTGGCGCGGGCCGCCGACATCCTCGCCGACCCGTCCAAGTACGACCCGCACACCAAGGAGACCGCCGACCACTCGCTGCCCTACGTGATCGCGGCCGCGATCGCCGACCGCCAGGTGACGCCGCTGCAGTTCACCGCCGCCAAGATCATGGACCCGACCATCCGCGCCCAGCTCGCCAAGGTGAAGGTCATCGCCGACCCCGAGATCGAGGCGGTGTTCCCGGCCCTCCAGCGGGTCCGGGTGGAGATCGCGACCCGCGACGGACGGCTGCTCGCCAGGCAGCTCGACTACCCCAAGGGCGACCCTCGCAACCCGCTCACCGACGCCGAGATCGCAGGCAAGTTCACCGCCCTTGCCGAGGGAATCGCGTCGGCTGGCGACGTCGAGCGGATGCAGCGGGCGATCGCTCACGCAGAGGAGTACGACGATGCGCGCGAGCTGATGGGAGAGCTGGTGGTGAAGGGCTGA
- a CDS encoding CinA family nicotinamide mononucleotide deamidase-related protein gives MAKGRTAACLAVGSELLGNERLDSNSLAVTRTLAGHGFRVVEKRVVGDREAEIAAAISELLGRVDVVVITGGLGPTADDVTREAMAAALGRRLEADPEAEGWIRAVYQARGRAMPEEARRMAEVVHGARILPNRKGVAPGQLIEVGERLLVALPGVPWEMADMLEGELAAELAGRGGGAQRLTRTLVLGGVYESEVDQRCRALYDRFGRDDVTILAGSGVVRLLLVSEGAPAHAERRLGEMEAAFREVLGADVAGIDVASLEHAVLAELESSGMTVAVAESCTGGLLSTRLTDVPGASAVFLGGVVSYSNRAKEELVGVPREVLIEHGAVSEPTARAMASGVRDAFGSDWGIGITGIAGPTGGSVDKPVGLVHWAIAGPDGVTAGHRVFPGDRPAVRSSSASYALDSLRRRLARWRGRG, from the coding sequence ATGGCGAAGGGTCGCACCGCCGCCTGCCTCGCTGTCGGCTCCGAGCTGCTCGGCAACGAGCGCCTCGACTCCAACTCGCTGGCCGTCACCCGCACCCTCGCGGGTCACGGCTTCCGGGTGGTGGAGAAGCGGGTGGTCGGCGATCGCGAGGCCGAGATCGCAGCCGCGATCAGCGAGCTCCTCGGCCGGGTCGATGTCGTGGTCATCACCGGCGGCCTCGGCCCGACCGCCGACGACGTCACCCGCGAGGCGATGGCGGCTGCCCTAGGGCGGAGGCTCGAGGCCGACCCTGAGGCCGAGGGCTGGATCCGCGCCGTCTACCAGGCGCGCGGGCGGGCGATGCCGGAGGAGGCGCGCCGGATGGCCGAGGTCGTGCACGGCGCCCGCATCCTGCCCAACCGCAAGGGCGTCGCCCCGGGCCAGCTGATCGAGGTCGGGGAGCGGCTGCTGGTGGCCCTGCCGGGCGTGCCCTGGGAGATGGCGGACATGCTCGAGGGCGAGCTCGCGGCCGAGCTCGCCGGCCGCGGCGGTGGCGCACAGCGGCTCACCCGCACCCTGGTGCTCGGCGGGGTCTACGAGTCCGAGGTCGATCAGCGGTGCCGCGCTCTCTACGATCGCTTCGGCCGCGACGACGTGACCATTCTCGCCGGCAGCGGCGTGGTGCGGCTGCTGCTGGTGAGCGAGGGAGCGCCGGCGCACGCCGAGCGCCGGCTCGGCGAGATGGAGGCGGCCTTCCGCGAGGTCCTCGGCGCGGACGTGGCAGGGATCGACGTGGCCTCGCTCGAGCACGCGGTGCTCGCCGAGCTCGAGTCCTCGGGGATGACGGTGGCGGTCGCCGAGTCGTGCACCGGCGGCCTGCTCAGCACCCGGCTGACCGACGTCCCCGGGGCCTCGGCGGTTTTCCTCGGCGGCGTCGTCAGCTACTCGAACCGGGCCAAGGAAGAGCTGGTCGGCGTGCCCCGCGAGGTGCTCATCGAGCACGGTGCGGTCTCGGAGCCGACCGCGCGCGCGATGGCGTCCGGCGTGCGCGATGCGTTCGGATCGGACTGGGGCATCGGCATCACTGGCATCGCGGGCCCCACCGGCGGCAGCGTCGACAAGCCGGTCGGCCTGGTGCACTGGGCAATCGCCGGCCCGGACGGTGTCACGGCTGGCCACCGGGTCTTTCCGGGCGACCGGCCGGCGGTGCGCTCGAGCAGTGCGTCCTACGCCCTCGATTCGCTGCGCCGCCGGCTCGCACGGTGGAGGGGCCGTGGCTGA
- the thpR gene encoding RNA 2',3'-cyclic phosphodiesterase, with protein MAEPIRAFLALEIPAAVKAELAAGRESLRADLPRARWVRPEGQHLTLKFLGDSQRDVLAALAADLAPRLAGLGPVTVTLGGSGFFPSSARPRVAWLGGTAEGVAPVVEVVEEVAETHGFPRERRPWSLHLTQARLERPWPQVPVGRFLAWGESLRPPPFTCREAVLFSSRLERGGAVYTPLDRMSLT; from the coding sequence GTGGCTGAGCCCATCCGCGCCTTCCTCGCGCTCGAGATTCCAGCGGCGGTCAAGGCCGAGCTGGCGGCCGGCCGTGAGTCCCTGCGCGCCGATCTGCCGCGCGCCCGCTGGGTGCGCCCCGAGGGCCAGCACCTGACCCTCAAGTTCCTCGGCGATTCCCAGCGCGACGTGCTGGCCGCGCTTGCCGCCGACCTCGCCCCGCGGCTCGCCGGCCTCGGGCCGGTGACGGTCACGCTTGGCGGCAGCGGCTTCTTCCCGTCGTCGGCGCGGCCCCGCGTCGCCTGGCTGGGCGGCACGGCCGAGGGGGTGGCACCCGTGGTCGAGGTTGTCGAGGAGGTTGCCGAGACCCATGGCTTCCCGCGCGAGCGACGGCCGTGGTCGCTGCACCTCACACAGGCCCGCCTCGAACGGCCGTGGCCGCAGGTCCCTGTCGGGCGTTTCCTCGCCTGGGGCGAGAGCCTCCGGCCGCCGCCCTTCACCTGCCGGGAGGCCGTGCTGTTCTCGAGCCGGCTCGAGCGGGGAGGGGCCGTGTACACTCCGCTCGACAGGATGTCCCTGACATGA
- the plsY gene encoding glycerol-3-phosphate 1-O-acyltransferase PlsY: MSWELALVAAAYLLGSIPSGLLVVWAKTGKDIRREGSGNVGATNATRIAGLAAGIPVTAMDVVKGALPMWAMSVLNPASEWLVATMLAAIVGHCFPVWLRFAGGKGVATAFGAFAVLFPVPALIGLGVWVAVLAVGRWVSLASLAGAAAFPLVVAILERPGWVMLLGVSVASALIIVRHHANIRQLIAGSEPRIGGRGR, encoded by the coding sequence ATGAGCTGGGAGCTGGCGCTGGTCGCAGCGGCGTACCTGCTGGGCTCGATCCCATCGGGGCTGCTGGTGGTGTGGGCGAAGACCGGCAAGGACATCCGCCGGGAGGGCTCGGGCAACGTCGGCGCGACCAACGCCACCAGGATCGCCGGGCTCGCGGCCGGCATCCCGGTGACCGCGATGGATGTCGTCAAGGGGGCGCTGCCGATGTGGGCGATGTCGGTGCTCAACCCGGCGAGCGAGTGGCTGGTCGCGACCATGCTGGCCGCGATCGTGGGCCACTGCTTTCCGGTCTGGCTACGCTTCGCCGGCGGCAAGGGGGTGGCGACGGCGTTCGGGGCCTTCGCGGTGCTGTTCCCGGTGCCGGCGCTGATCGGGCTCGGGGTGTGGGTCGCCGTGCTCGCGGTGGGGCGCTGGGTGTCGCTGGCGTCGCTGGCCGGGGCCGCGGCGTTCCCGCTGGTGGTGGCCATCCTGGAGCGGCCAGGCTGGGTGATGCTGCTCGGGGTCAGCGTGGCCTCGGCGCTGATCATCGTCCGCCACCACGCCAACATCCGCCAGCTCATCGCCGGCAGCGAGCCACGGATCGGCGGGAGGGGAAGATGA
- a CDS encoding NAD(P)H-dependent glycerol-3-phosphate dehydrogenase, with protein MRISVIGGGSWGTALAHQLARRGHEVRLWALEREVVEGINRSHRNPLFLADLDVHPEVVADGDLAAVGSFSDTWVWVVPVQHSRSVMESLRPQVRESTVVVSSSKGLEADSLRRMDEIGHEALGVPPERFCCLSGPTFAREVLRGDPSAAVVACPELAVASRLQSEFSDYHLRVYAGTDLIGVALAGALKNVIAIAAGIVDGLGLGSNTQAALMTRGLHEITRLGVALGADEKTFRGLAGMGDLVLTCTGGLSRNRQAGQRLGRGERLEVILGSMREVVEGVRTAPAAARLAANHGVAMPIADAVSRLLRGESDPKTALKELMLRELKVETKL; from the coding sequence ATGAGGATCAGCGTCATCGGCGGCGGCTCCTGGGGGACGGCGCTCGCCCACCAGCTGGCGCGCCGCGGCCACGAGGTGCGCCTGTGGGCGCTCGAGCGCGAGGTGGTCGAGGGGATCAACCGCAGCCATCGCAACCCGCTGTTCCTGGCCGACCTCGACGTGCACCCGGAGGTTGTGGCGGACGGCGACCTGGCGGCCGTCGGCTCGTTCTCCGACACCTGGGTGTGGGTCGTCCCGGTGCAGCACAGCCGGTCCGTGATGGAGAGCCTGCGGCCGCAGGTCCGCGAATCGACCGTGGTGGTGTCGTCGTCCAAGGGCCTCGAGGCCGACAGCCTGCGCCGGATGGACGAGATCGGGCACGAGGCCCTCGGCGTGCCGCCCGAGCGGTTCTGCTGCCTGTCCGGGCCGACCTTCGCCAGAGAGGTGCTGCGCGGCGATCCCTCGGCGGCGGTCGTCGCCTGCCCGGAGCTCGCGGTCGCGTCCCGCCTCCAGAGCGAGTTCTCGGACTACCACCTGCGGGTCTATGCCGGCACCGACCTGATCGGCGTCGCGCTCGCCGGCGCGCTCAAGAACGTGATCGCGATCGCCGCCGGGATCGTCGACGGTCTCGGCCTCGGCAGCAACACCCAGGCGGCGCTGATGACCCGGGGCCTGCACGAGATCACCCGGCTCGGCGTGGCGCTCGGCGCCGACGAGAAGACCTTCCGCGGGCTCGCCGGGATGGGCGACCTGGTGTTGACCTGCACCGGCGGCCTGTCCCGCAACCGGCAGGCCGGGCAGCGGCTCGGACGTGGCGAGCGCCTCGAGGTGATCCTCGGCTCGATGCGGGAGGTGGTCGAGGGGGTGCGGACGGCGCCCGCGGCGGCCAGGCTAGCAGCCAACCACGGCGTCGCGATGCCGATCGCCGATGCGGTGAGCCGGCTGCTGCGGGGAGAGAGCGACCCCAAGACCGCGCTCAAGGAGCTGATGCTGCGCGAGCTCAAGGTCGAGACGAAGCTCTGA
- a CDS encoding 4Fe-4S dicluster domain-containing protein has product MDRHRTRRDLLRGLLDPFRPPRLAAPDAATVLRPPGALIPDQSFLEACTGCGDCVPVCPSDSIFMLAAGAGGELPAIAPSRRPCTLCADLPCVAACPDGALADPGGPERVRIGIGKVDPRLCVTFHGQRCDRCYRACPYPDRAIMMIGGRPLVGSGACTGCGLCEHACPELPKAIVVVAERLLVPGLRVPKSEYRSG; this is encoded by the coding sequence ATGGACCGGCACCGCACCCGGCGCGACCTGCTGCGGGGTCTCCTCGACCCATTCCGGCCCCCCCGGCTCGCCGCTCCCGACGCGGCGACCGTGCTGCGTCCGCCGGGCGCGCTGATCCCGGATCAGTCCTTCCTCGAAGCGTGCACCGGCTGCGGCGACTGCGTCCCGGTGTGCCCATCGGACAGCATCTTCATGCTCGCGGCCGGCGCCGGCGGCGAGCTCCCCGCGATCGCACCCTCGCGCCGGCCGTGCACGCTGTGCGCCGACCTGCCGTGCGTCGCCGCCTGCCCGGACGGGGCGCTCGCCGATCCCGGCGGGCCCGAGCGGGTGCGCATCGGCATCGGCAAGGTCGATCCCCGGCTGTGCGTCACCTTCCACGGCCAGCGCTGCGACCGCTGCTACCGGGCCTGCCCCTACCCCGACCGCGCGATCATGATGATCGGCGGCCGGCCGCTGGTCGGCTCCGGTGCTTGCACCGGCTGCGGCCTGTGCGAGCACGCCTGCCCGGAGCTGCCCAAGGCGATCGTGGTCGTCGCCGAGCGGCTGCTGGTGCCCGGCCTGCGCGTCCCCAAGAGCGAGTACCGCTCGGGGTGA
- a CDS encoding site-2 protease family protein encodes MTWNEIPHCPDPGGMPAGVFDRPQHPPRRLWPHVLLFLLTVASATLCGGLYYGWLSSADFLERLRDPGLLVEGLKFSLPLLTILLAHEMGHFAAARHHGLRATLPYFLPMPLPLPFSPGTLGAIIRIKEPIRTRRQLLDVGAWGPVAGFLATLPFLVAGSALSGVQEIAPEAQGISFGEPILFRLVARGWFFSDLAPGQDIMLHPTAWAAWFGLFVTALNMLPFFQLDGGHVSAALFGRRHRAAAWPLLGALALLGVLWPGWLLWAAVLALLGPRHPPVLDEDAPLDRRRVWLGWFALLILAVSFTPRPIWIGAP; translated from the coding sequence GTGACCTGGAACGAGATCCCGCATTGTCCTGACCCCGGCGGCATGCCCGCCGGGGTTTTTGATCGCCCGCAGCACCCCCCGCGCCGGCTCTGGCCCCACGTCCTGCTCTTCCTGCTGACGGTTGCCTCCGCGACCCTGTGCGGCGGCCTCTACTACGGCTGGCTGTCGAGCGCTGACTTCCTCGAGCGGCTGCGTGATCCGGGGCTCCTGGTGGAGGGCCTGAAGTTCTCCCTGCCGCTGCTGACGATCCTGCTCGCCCACGAGATGGGCCACTTCGCGGCGGCCCGCCACCACGGACTGCGCGCGACTCTCCCGTACTTCCTGCCGATGCCCCTGCCGCTGCCGTTCAGCCCGGGCACCCTGGGGGCCATCATCCGCATCAAGGAGCCGATCCGGACCCGGCGGCAGCTCCTCGACGTCGGGGCGTGGGGCCCGGTCGCCGGTTTCCTGGCAACACTGCCCTTTCTCGTCGCCGGCAGCGCGCTGTCCGGCGTCCAGGAGATCGCCCCGGAGGCGCAGGGGATCTCCTTCGGCGAGCCGATCCTGTTCCGGCTCGTGGCGCGCGGCTGGTTCTTCTCCGACCTCGCCCCCGGCCAGGACATCATGCTCCACCCCACCGCGTGGGCGGCGTGGTTCGGCCTGTTCGTCACCGCCCTCAACATGCTCCCGTTCTTCCAGCTCGACGGCGGCCACGTCAGCGCCGCGCTGTTCGGCCGCCGCCACCGCGCGGCCGCCTGGCCGCTCCTCGGCGCGCTCGCCCTGCTCGGCGTGCTGTGGCCGGGCTGGCTGCTGTGGGCGGCCGTCTTGGCGCTGCTCGGTCCGCGTCATCCGCCGGTGCTCGACGAGGACGCTCCGCTCGACCGGCGCCGGGTGTGGCTCGGCTGGTTCGCCCTGCTGATCCTCGCCGTCAGCTTCACGCCGCGGCCGATCTGGATCGGGGCGCCGTAA
- a CDS encoding HU family DNA-binding protein, which translates to MIKSDLVEKVMDATDLPKPKAADAVNALFDGMRDALLRGDRIELRGFGVFLVKDRKRGIGRNPKTGHEVEIPPGKTIRFKPGKALRNMQ; encoded by the coding sequence ATGATCAAGTCGGATCTCGTCGAAAAGGTGATGGATGCGACCGATCTTCCGAAGCCGAAGGCCGCGGATGCCGTCAACGCGCTGTTCGACGGGATGAGGGACGCGCTGCTGCGCGGCGACCGGATCGAGCTGCGGGGGTTCGGCGTCTTCCTGGTCAAGGACCGCAAGCGCGGCATCGGGCGCAACCCCAAGACCGGTCACGAGGTCGAGATCCCCCCCGGAAAGACCATTCGCTTCAAGCCCGGCAAGGCCCTGCGGAACATGCAGTAG
- the ssb gene encoding single-stranded DNA-binding protein, whose amino-acid sequence MGINKVILVGHVGRDPVLKSLPSGTHIATFSLATTDKRSKDEKGNPRTEWHNIVAWDKLAEICERYVTKGKQLYIEGSIRTRTYEQDGQKKYFTEIHAQTMEMLGSPQGSESGAPRERYEAVAQSYPDDVDDVPF is encoded by the coding sequence ATGGGCATCAACAAGGTCATCCTCGTGGGCCACGTCGGGCGTGACCCGGTGCTGAAGTCGCTGCCGAGCGGCACCCACATCGCGACCTTCTCGCTGGCGACCACCGACAAGCGCTCCAAGGACGAGAAGGGCAACCCGCGAACGGAGTGGCACAACATCGTCGCCTGGGACAAGCTCGCCGAGATCTGTGAGCGCTACGTGACGAAGGGCAAGCAGCTGTACATCGAGGGCTCGATCCGGACCAGGACCTACGAGCAGGACGGCCAGAAGAAGTACTTCACCGAGATCCACGCGCAGACCATGGAGATGCTCGGGTCTCCCCAGGGCTCCGAGTCGGGAGCGCCGCGCGAGCGCTACGAAGCAGTCGCCCAGAGCTACCCGGACGACGTCGACGATGTGCCCTTCTAG
- the murJ gene encoding murein biosynthesis integral membrane protein MurJ has product MNDEQRLLRHATRMAIVTLLSRLTGYVRDKVLAWVLGADALNDAFRTAFRIPNAFRALLAEGALHAAFVPALARLADDGESGREARELVRGLTAALLLATSAVVGLGIVLSPWLVRLYAPGFVGDAETFGSAVLMNRLMFPYLALVSLAALLQGVLNSRERFLLPAATPIVFNLTVAAGGWWLSRGSAPAPVVLSLAVLVGGALQFLMQLPAVRAFGFRVTPLLRALRSPAVSGVLVLMLPGIAVLGLNQINQFVTNRFASYLGEGAVTVQFYAYRVTELMYGGIVVQLTTVLLPMMSRQLRQEPAAASATLLDTVRLVSFITLPTATVLTVAARPVIGLLFGGGRFDAAAVAATGTTLAAYAFGLVALGHSKVVASAFFAQQNTRTPMAGSALALVVFTVACWLLSAPLGVPGLGLANTIAMFAYAVVLTVTYHRRYGLAGAPIAPTLLAIGRQLAASAAVGWGLWLALPWIAGVERTGGGEALRVLAVLGPAAGAYVALVVLLGGREPAALLDALRGRRRQ; this is encoded by the coding sequence GTGAACGACGAGCAGCGCCTGCTCCGCCACGCGACGCGGATGGCCATCGTCACCCTGCTGAGCCGGCTCACGGGCTACGTCCGCGACAAGGTGCTGGCATGGGTGCTCGGCGCGGACGCCCTCAACGACGCCTTTCGCACCGCCTTCCGAATCCCGAACGCCTTTCGGGCGCTGCTCGCCGAAGGCGCCCTACACGCTGCCTTCGTGCCGGCGCTGGCCCGCCTCGCCGACGACGGGGAGTCGGGTCGCGAGGCTCGCGAGCTGGTTCGCGGGCTGACGGCGGCGCTGCTGCTCGCGACCAGTGCCGTGGTCGGGCTCGGGATCGTGCTCTCGCCGTGGCTGGTGCGGCTCTACGCACCGGGCTTCGTAGGCGATGCGGAGACCTTCGGGTCGGCCGTGCTGATGAACCGGCTGATGTTCCCGTACCTCGCCCTGGTCTCGCTGGCCGCGCTGCTCCAGGGAGTGCTGAACAGCCGCGAGCGCTTCCTGCTGCCGGCGGCGACCCCGATCGTCTTCAACCTGACTGTGGCGGCGGGCGGGTGGTGGCTGTCGCGGGGCAGCGCGCCCGCGCCGGTGGTGCTGTCGCTCGCGGTGCTGGTCGGTGGAGCGCTCCAGTTCCTGATGCAGCTGCCGGCAGTGCGGGCCTTCGGCTTCCGCGTGACCCCTCTCCTGCGCGCGCTGAGGTCCCCCGCGGTGTCGGGCGTGCTGGTGCTGATGCTGCCGGGCATCGCCGTGCTCGGGCTCAACCAGATCAACCAGTTCGTCACCAACCGCTTCGCGTCGTACCTCGGCGAGGGCGCGGTCACGGTCCAGTTCTACGCCTACCGGGTCACCGAGCTGATGTACGGCGGCATCGTCGTCCAGCTCACGACCGTGCTGCTGCCGATGATGTCGAGGCAGCTCCGGCAGGAGCCGGCAGCGGCCTCGGCGACCCTGCTCGACACCGTCCGTCTGGTCAGCTTCATCACGCTGCCGACCGCGACCGTGCTCACGGTGGCGGCCCGCCCGGTGATCGGCCTGCTGTTCGGCGGCGGTCGCTTCGACGCCGCGGCGGTGGCGGCCACCGGCACGACGCTCGCCGCCTACGCGTTCGGCCTGGTGGCGCTCGGCCACTCGAAGGTGGTCGCGAGCGCCTTCTTCGCCCAGCAGAACACCCGCACCCCAATGGCCGGCAGCGCGCTGGCGCTGGTGGTGTTCACGGTCGCCTGCTGGCTGCTCTCCGCGCCGCTCGGGGTGCCCGGGCTCGGGCTTGCCAACACGATCGCGATGTTCGCCTACGCGGTGGTGCTGACGGTGACCTACCACCGACGGTACGGCTTGGCCGGCGCGCCGATCGCGCCGACGCTGCTGGCGATCGGCCGCCAGCTCGCTGCCAGCGCTGCGGTCGGCTGGGGCCTGTGGCTGGCCCTGCCGTGGATCGCCGGCGTCGAGCGCACCGGCGGGGGCGAGGCGCTGCGGGTGCTCGCGGTGCTCGGACCGGCGGCCGGCGCCTACGTCGCGCTGGTCGTCCTGCTGGGCGGGCGGGAGCCGGCGGCGCTGCTCGACGCGCTGCGGGGCCGGAGGCGGCAGTGA